A window of the Polaribacter batillariae genome harbors these coding sequences:
- the rhuM gene encoding RhuM family protein, which yields MENKVEIYRANDNSIELTVTLDGDTVWLNRQQLSVLLGRDVKTIGKHISNIYKEGELTKNSTIAKFATVQQEGKREVEREIDFYNLDVIISLGYLVKSKKGVHLLYFIVKNHPFNDGNKRSGAFAFIWLLQKANYDFTNKISPETLTTLTLLIATSLPEEKEKMIGLVLLLLNN from the coding sequence ATGGAAAATAAAGTTGAGATATACAGAGCCAATGATAATAGTATAGAACTTACCGTTACTCTAGATGGAGATACCGTATGGTTAAATAGACAACAATTATCTGTTTTATTAGGCAGAGATGTAAAGACAATCGGAAAACATATTTCAAATATTTATAAAGAAGGTGAGTTAACTAAAAATTCAACTATCGCAAAATTTGCGACAGTTCAACAGGAAGGAAAAAGAGAAGTAGAAAGAGAAATAGATTTTTACAATTTAGACGTCATCATATCTTTAGGTTATCTTGTAAAATCAAAAAAAGGTGTGCATTTACTGTATTTTATAGTTAAAAATCATCCGTTTAATGATGGTAATAAACGCAGTGGTGCTTTTGCATTTATCTGGCTATTACAAAAAGCAAACTACGATTTTACCAACAAAATATCACCAGAAACATTAACGACACTAACGCTTTTAATTGCTACTTCTTTACCAGAAGAAAAGGAAAAAATGATAGGTCTAGTTTTATTATTACTTAATAACTAA
- a CDS encoding N-6 DNA methylase, protein MKNLFDIQVWKQQLGLLPIHLNPLNENGGHMMLNGGNGDFCLKTTDLDNNNFDFYSKSWSSSTKNFLTVQNENIHIHNWLNDKTETVSQKIVAENFNKFYNYLLSKSYKSSKDLVPFIIDIFRQFRNLTFEKSNPVQALNLLFGLLTSLEDDVNNLDTEKWGLQNIDIPDGFGYYIEQIQNGFSNVKPEFDLIIRHSAGILFQEAQKEVLFFNPQRDLFGGTSSTLNTKTNLYSSIHYTPPFLSRTIVENSLRNINLQVDTLKILDPACGSSEFLIEVLKQLKELNYQGSVEIFGWDISETAINTSRFLLTYEKRTIWKDKLEFNLKLVEDSLLENWDEDYNLILMNPPFSSWELLNTKARRDAIRDALGNSFIGKKPNQASAFYYKAINSLNEDGVLGCVIPSSILTLDSYSKLRTDTEELIDIKLLGKLGNFIFEDALTDVSFIICKKPISNQIPTIIWTKNEKGVAQEALRDFRKSIYNNQITLDNQNYSVYQPISFPILKESWMPISIKNHDLYKGIERFVVEKRLTRVIDIFSVKQGIRTGNNKAFKISVKDYINLPEEEKCYFRPATENESFKNGQIKVTSYVWYPYSEDGIQILTEDEFAEKVPVFYERISNDKIELSNRARKDVSNWWHLSEHRAWLRKSSLKLISAEFGNSGSFGLDKEGNFVVERGNAWIPKKNFTKDDYFFYLALFSSVFFNKLLAIYSKELLSGWDLGKKYTKNIPIPNVHLEEVKNSEGYQRMIEIGKELSEGNIYTKSISDNILERYFYPNI, encoded by the coding sequence ATGAAAAATCTATTTGACATACAAGTTTGGAAACAGCAATTAGGCCTTCTTCCAATTCACCTAAATCCTTTGAATGAAAACGGAGGACATATGATGTTAAATGGTGGAAATGGAGATTTTTGTTTAAAAACAACAGATTTAGATAATAATAATTTTGATTTTTATTCAAAATCTTGGTCAAGTAGCACAAAAAACTTTCTTACTGTACAAAATGAGAATATTCATATTCATAATTGGTTAAATGATAAAACTGAAACAGTTTCTCAAAAAATTGTAGCAGAAAATTTCAATAAATTTTATAACTACTTATTATCAAAAAGTTATAAGTCGTCTAAAGATTTAGTACCGTTTATTATTGACATTTTCCGTCAATTCAGAAATTTGACATTTGAAAAATCCAATCCAGTTCAAGCTCTGAATTTGCTTTTTGGATTATTAACAAGCTTAGAAGATGATGTTAATAATTTAGATACTGAAAAATGGGGACTTCAAAATATTGATATTCCAGATGGATTTGGTTACTACATTGAACAAATTCAAAATGGTTTTTCAAATGTAAAGCCTGAATTTGATTTAATTATAAGACACTCAGCTGGAATATTATTTCAAGAAGCCCAAAAGGAAGTGTTATTTTTCAATCCACAAAGAGATTTATTTGGTGGTACATCTAGCACCTTGAATACCAAAACAAATCTATACTCTAGTATACATTACACACCACCTTTTTTATCTAGAACTATAGTTGAAAATTCATTGCGAAATATAAATCTACAGGTAGATACATTAAAAATTCTTGACCCAGCTTGTGGCTCATCTGAATTCTTGATAGAAGTTCTTAAACAATTAAAAGAACTTAATTATCAAGGTAGTGTAGAAATTTTTGGTTGGGATATTTCAGAAACTGCAATAAATACTTCAAGGTTTTTACTTACTTATGAAAAAAGGACAATATGGAAGGATAAATTAGAATTTAACCTCAAACTTGTAGAAGATTCATTATTGGAAAATTGGGATGAAGATTATAATTTAATCTTGATGAATCCACCTTTTTCATCTTGGGAACTATTAAATACAAAAGCGAGAAGAGATGCAATTCGAGATGCTTTAGGTAATAGTTTTATTGGTAAAAAACCAAATCAAGCAAGTGCATTTTACTACAAAGCAATAAATAGTCTTAATGAAGATGGAGTTTTAGGTTGTGTTATTCCATCATCAATACTAACTTTAGATTCCTATTCAAAATTACGTACAGATACAGAAGAATTAATTGATATTAAACTATTAGGTAAGTTAGGGAACTTCATTTTCGAAGATGCCTTAACTGATGTTAGTTTTATTATTTGTAAAAAGCCTATTTCCAACCAAATCCCAACAATTATTTGGACTAAAAATGAAAAAGGAGTTGCACAGGAAGCATTGCGAGATTTTAGAAAATCAATATATAATAATCAAATAACTTTAGATAATCAAAATTACAGTGTTTATCAGCCAATATCTTTCCCAATATTAAAAGAAAGTTGGATGCCAATTTCTATAAAAAATCATGACTTATATAAAGGTATAGAAAGATTTGTTGTAGAAAAAAGACTCACTAGGGTTATAGATATTTTTAGTGTTAAACAAGGAATAAGAACTGGAAATAATAAAGCATTCAAAATTTCGGTAAAAGATTATATCAATCTACCAGAGGAAGAAAAATGTTATTTCAGACCTGCTACTGAAAATGAGTCTTTTAAAAACGGACAAATTAAAGTAACCAGCTATGTTTGGTATCCATATAGTGAAGACGGTATACAGATTCTTACTGAAGATGAATTTGCAGAAAAAGTTCCTGTTTTTTACGAAAGAATATCTAACGACAAAATCGAATTATCTAATAGAGCAAGAAAGGATGTTTCTAATTGGTGGCATTTAAGTGAACATAGAGCTTGGCTTAGAAAATCTAGTTTAAAATTAATATCAGCCGAATTTGGTAACTCTGGCTCATTCGGTTTGGATAAAGAAGGAAATTTTGTTGTAGAAAGAGGAAATGCTTGGATACCAAAAAAGAACTTTACTAAAGATGATTATTTCTTTTATTTAGCACTTTTCAGTAGTGTATTTTTCAATAAACTATTAGCAATTTATTCTAAAGAATTACTTTCTGGATGGGATTTAGGAAAGAAATATACTAAAAACATACCCATTCCAAATGTTCATTTAGAAGAAGTTAAAAATTCTGAAGGTTATCAGAGAATGATTGAAATTGGCAAAGAACTTTCTGAAGGTAACATTTATACCAAATCCATTTCCGATAATATTTTAGAGAGATATTTCTATCCAAACATTTAA
- a CDS encoding thiol-disulfide oxidoreductase DCC family protein, with product MINIPKNKKVILFDGVCNLCNNSVIKAIKYDKKNTFLFASLQSDAGKKITHYLGIDTTKIDSIILYEPNVSYDVKSTAALKVMNDFGGIWNLTKLLWLFPEAFRNFVYDVIAKNRYKWFGKKESCMIPTPELKAKFLE from the coding sequence ATGATTAATATTCCTAAAAATAAAAAAGTAATTTTGTTTGATGGTGTTTGTAATTTATGCAATAATTCTGTGATAAAAGCCATTAAATACGATAAAAAAAACACGTTTTTATTTGCTTCTTTACAATCGGATGCTGGAAAAAAAATTACCCATTATTTAGGAATAGATACTACAAAAATCGATTCTATTATTTTATACGAACCCAATGTTTCTTACGATGTAAAATCGACTGCCGCTTTAAAAGTGATGAACGATTTTGGAGGAATTTGGAACCTAACAAAACTTTTATGGCTTTTTCCTGAAGCATTTAGAAATTTCGTTTACGATGTTATTGCCAAAAATCGTTACAAATGGTTTGGAAAAAAAGAAAGTTGCATGATACCTACACCAGAGTTAAAAGCCAAGTTTTTAGAGTAA
- a CDS encoding ABC transporter permease: protein MFDLDRWREIFQSINKNRLRSVMSGFTVAFAILLFTLLFGVANGLGNFFKGAFADDAQNSMFVRVWKTSKPYKGLQTGRRIQLRNGDYNFVADEYEDKIQYQSARIYKNFSIKYKSEASTYNIRAVNPDHQFLEKTIIDEGRYLNERDLQEKSKVLVIGRLIKKDLFGEKPALGKRVNVNGSSFLIIGIFSDEGGDNEERIAYMPVTTAQRMYGNNDYISQINLGYNPNLSTDAAIAFGNKVERDLRKRLDIHPDDQSALSVRNMAEANKFISTVMFALVLIIGFIGSGTLIAGIIGISNIMIFVIKERTKEFGIRKALGAKPSSIVGMVVQESVLITTLAGYVGLTLGTYILSLVGNSLEEDYFIKDPSVSSGIVIGATVILIISGLIAGYLPAKRAANIKPIEALRAD from the coding sequence ATGTTTGATTTAGATCGTTGGAGAGAAATTTTTCAAAGCATTAATAAAAATCGATTGCGTTCTGTAATGTCTGGTTTTACGGTTGCTTTTGCCATTTTACTTTTTACTTTATTGTTTGGTGTTGCAAACGGACTTGGCAATTTTTTTAAGGGCGCTTTTGCAGATGATGCCCAAAACTCTATGTTTGTACGAGTTTGGAAAACTTCAAAACCCTATAAAGGTCTTCAAACAGGTAGAAGAATTCAATTAAGAAATGGCGATTATAATTTTGTTGCAGACGAATATGAAGATAAAATTCAATATCAATCTGCAAGAATTTATAAAAATTTTAGTATAAAATACAAAAGTGAAGCGAGTACTTATAATATTAGAGCTGTAAACCCAGACCATCAATTTCTAGAAAAAACAATCATCGACGAAGGTCGATACTTAAACGAAAGAGACCTTCAAGAAAAATCGAAAGTTTTGGTAATTGGTCGCCTAATTAAAAAAGATTTATTTGGCGAAAAACCAGCACTAGGAAAAAGAGTAAACGTAAATGGAAGTTCTTTTTTAATTATTGGAATTTTTTCTGATGAAGGAGGAGATAATGAAGAAAGAATTGCATACATGCCAGTAACCACAGCACAACGCATGTATGGAAACAACGATTATATTAGTCAAATAAATCTAGGATATAACCCTAATTTAAGTACAGATGCTGCCATTGCTTTTGGAAATAAAGTAGAACGAGATTTGCGAAAAAGATTAGACATACATCCAGACGACCAAAGTGCACTTTCTGTTAGAAATATGGCAGAAGCAAATAAATTTATTAGTACTGTAATGTTTGCTTTGGTTTTAATTATCGGTTTTATTGGCTCGGGTACATTAATTGCAGGTATTATAGGAATTTCTAATATTATGATTTTTGTAATAAAAGAAAGAACCAAAGAATTCGGAATTCGAAAAGCTTTAGGCGCAAAACCATCTTCTATTGTGGGTATGGTTGTGCAAGAATCTGTTTTAATTACCACACTAGCAGGTTATGTAGGTTTAACTTTAGGAACATACATCTTAAGTTTAGTAGGAAACAGTTTAGAAGAAGATTATTTTATAAAAGACCCAAGTGTAAGTTCTGGTATTGTTATTGGCGCAACAGTAATTTTAATCATATCAGGCTTAATCGCTGGTTACCTACCAGCAAAAAGAGCTGCAAATATTAAACCTATAGAAGCATTAAGAGCAGATTAA
- a CDS encoding helix-turn-helix domain-containing protein: MNRIKEVLKDKGISQTWLAEKMGKSYPTINEYARNKRQPSLQDLYKIAEILQVNAKDLLVDKNNTGK, translated from the coding sequence ATGAACCGAATAAAAGAAGTTTTAAAAGACAAAGGAATAAGCCAAACTTGGCTTGCAGAGAAAATGGGCAAAAGTTACCCAACTATTAACGAGTATGCAAGAAACAAAAGACAACCGAGTTTACAAGACTTATATAAAATTGCAGAAATACTTCAAGTCAACGCAAAAGACTTGTTAGTAGATAAAAACAATACTGGGAAATAA
- a CDS encoding HAD family hydrolase has protein sequence MKNLPKEIKCVIFDMDGVIIDSEEIHKKAYYETFASLGVHVSDKLYKSFTGASTINAFQKLVAHFNLDKNPETLVLDKRKRYVNFFENDPNLHLVENVEEIIKYFYQKGLTLILASSSAMVNINRVFNRFNLNNYFAAKISGADLKESKPNPEIFNKAAKLANVPKENCMVIEDSDNGIKAANDANIFVFGYANKLSEGQTLKNADAVIHNFLELKKVI, from the coding sequence ATGAAAAACTTACCAAAAGAAATAAAATGCGTAATCTTTGATATGGATGGCGTTATTATAGATTCCGAAGAAATACATAAAAAAGCCTATTACGAAACCTTTGCTTCTTTAGGTGTGCATGTTTCAGATAAATTGTACAAATCTTTTACAGGTGCTTCTACCATAAATGCTTTTCAAAAATTGGTAGCTCATTTTAATTTAGATAAAAACCCAGAAACACTCGTTTTAGACAAAAGAAAGCGCTATGTAAATTTCTTTGAAAACGACCCGAATTTACATTTGGTAGAAAATGTCGAAGAAATTATAAAATATTTCTACCAAAAAGGCCTCACTTTAATATTAGCATCTTCGTCTGCAATGGTAAATATAAATCGTGTTTTTAATCGGTTTAATTTAAACAATTATTTTGCTGCAAAAATCTCTGGAGCCGACTTAAAAGAATCGAAACCCAACCCAGAAATTTTTAACAAAGCAGCGAAGTTGGCAAACGTACCAAAAGAAAATTGTATGGTTATCGAAGATTCCGACAACGGCATTAAAGCCGCAAACGATGCAAATATTTTTGTTTTTGGCTATGCCAATAAACTCTCTGAAGGACAAACTTTAAAAAATGCAGATGCCGTTATTCATAATTTCTTGGAACTAAAAAAAGTGATTTAA
- a CDS encoding ABC transporter permease: MRFLFDSDTWQEIYGSIRKNKVRTAITIIGVLWGIFLLVVLLGAARGLENSFNKLFGNFATNSVFVWTQSTDTPFKGFQEGRRFRLTMNDIDVLKSEYADEIKLLAPRNQTNNLIIKDFKSGNFQVSGDYPVLDQIQKKQLIYGRFLNGNDILNKAKVAVISEDMYKQLFDKDEMPIGQYIKINAIGYQVIGVYKRSNTIDFDGDCAYIPFTTFKKVYNTANKVDWMMITANEGTNIEQMEKDVLLTLKGLHKVHPEDERAFGSVNLGKEIGKVTGFLVGMQFLTWFVGIATLIAGVFAIGNILLITVKERTKEIGIRRALGATPKSIRQQIILESVFLTTIAGMLGIIFGSTVLYAIDSAFGQGEDATLINPTVNIPIILIAFATLIVLGTLIGLIPAHMATVVKPIEALREE, from the coding sequence ATGAGATTTTTATTCGATTCAGATACTTGGCAAGAAATTTACGGAAGCATTCGTAAAAATAAAGTAAGAACAGCAATTACTATTATTGGTGTTTTGTGGGGTATCTTTCTTTTGGTGGTTTTATTAGGTGCAGCAAGAGGTTTAGAAAATAGTTTTAATAAACTTTTTGGAAACTTTGCAACCAATAGTGTTTTTGTTTGGACCCAATCTACAGACACGCCTTTTAAAGGTTTTCAAGAAGGAAGAAGGTTTCGTTTAACGATGAACGATATTGATGTTTTAAAATCGGAATATGCAGATGAAATAAAACTATTAGCCCCAAGAAATCAAACCAATAATTTAATCATAAAAGACTTTAAATCAGGTAATTTTCAGGTAAGTGGAGATTATCCTGTTTTAGATCAAATTCAAAAAAAACAATTAATATATGGTCGTTTTTTAAACGGAAACGACATTTTAAATAAAGCAAAAGTAGCTGTGATATCAGAAGATATGTACAAGCAATTGTTCGATAAAGATGAAATGCCAATAGGGCAATACATAAAAATAAATGCCATTGGTTATCAGGTGATTGGAGTTTACAAACGATCGAACACTATAGATTTCGATGGCGATTGTGCCTATATACCCTTTACTACTTTTAAAAAAGTATATAATACTGCCAATAAAGTAGATTGGATGATGATTACAGCCAACGAAGGCACCAATATCGAGCAAATGGAAAAAGATGTGCTGTTAACTTTAAAAGGATTGCATAAAGTACATCCAGAAGACGAAAGAGCCTTTGGAAGTGTTAATTTAGGTAAAGAAATAGGAAAAGTTACTGGCTTTTTAGTAGGCATGCAGTTTTTAACATGGTTCGTAGGAATTGCCACATTAATTGCTGGTGTTTTTGCCATTGGAAATATCTTACTAATTACGGTAAAAGAAAGAACAAAAGAAATAGGAATTCGAAGAGCTTTAGGAGCAACACCCAAAAGTATAAGACAACAAATTATTTTAGAATCGGTTTTTTTAACCACCATTGCAGGCATGTTAGGTATTATTTTTGGAAGCACTGTATTATATGCTATAGACTCTGCATTTGGGCAAGGAGAAGACGCCACTTTAATAAACCCAACAGTAAACATTCCAATTATTTTAATCGCATTTGCGACACTAATTGTGTTAGGTACCTTAATAGGTTTAATTCCTGCACATATGGCAACAGTAGTAAAACCAATAGAAGCACTAAGAGAAGAATAA
- a CDS encoding DNA methyltransferase: MLKHLSNAYYEKIKMIYIDPTYNTGSDGFVYTDDRKFTVEELQELAGISEERAKRILDFTQSKSNSHSAWLTFMYPRLYIAKQLLKEDGVIFISIDDNEVAQLKLLMDEVFGEENFVSEFIWEKKKKPSFFT; the protein is encoded by the coding sequence ATGCTAAAGCATTTAAGCAATGCCTATTACGAAAAAATAAAAATGATATACATAGACCCAACCTACAACACAGGTAGCGATGGTTTTGTATATACAGACGACCGTAAATTTACTGTAGAAGAACTACAAGAATTAGCAGGAATTAGTGAAGAACGTGCCAAACGCATTTTAGATTTTACACAAAGTAAAAGTAACTCTCATTCTGCTTGGTTAACCTTTATGTACCCTAGATTGTATATTGCCAAACAATTGTTAAAAGAAGATGGGGTTATTTTTATTTCTATTGATGATAATGAAGTCGCTCAATTAAAATTGTTGATGGACGAGGTTTTTGGGGAAGAGAATTTTGTAAGTGAGTTTATTTGGGAAAAGAAAAAGAAACCTTCTTTTTTTACATAA
- a CDS encoding DNA methyltransferase has product MLNHATNHIQTRYVSNSNKTFPFSIEKTTEGKKYPFNNSGYSLEELTFPPKTVEFSIEDCTIQPQDISEGKIITELLNKLIIKNGLNENEFTLKGEWRYSQNTLDEIIKNKENISISKIPFRPNHIKVGGEIKKMKNSFSPIHYEMETNEDATKQIVSLFGIDLFSNPKPTKLIETIIKATTYNDPKAIILDFFAGSGTTGDAVMQLNAKDNGNRKFILVQLPERINPKSNKTAYDFVKNELKIAEPTIFDITKERIIRAAKKIKEENKDVTKQDLGFKVFETMPIWDDYNFEAEELEKQTTLFDESKLTQEDIKALLITWKTYDAVPLTESLQETDLKGYTAHYTSEKLYLMDKGFTTENLKALLEKVDSDKSFNPTTIIAFGYHFESKSLRELSENIKSYANKKSIDIDFITRY; this is encoded by the coding sequence GTGCTAAACCACGCAACAAACCATATACAAACACGTTATGTAAGTAATTCTAATAAAACTTTTCCTTTTTCAATAGAAAAAACTACTGAAGGTAAAAAGTATCCTTTTAATAACTCTGGTTATTCTTTAGAAGAACTAACTTTTCCACCAAAAACAGTTGAATTTTCAATAGAAGATTGCACTATTCAACCACAAGATATATCTGAGGGTAAAATTATTACAGAATTGCTCAACAAACTGATTATTAAGAATGGATTAAATGAAAATGAATTTACACTTAAAGGCGAATGGAGATATTCTCAAAATACCTTAGATGAAATAATTAAAAACAAAGAAAACATTTCAATTAGCAAAATACCATTTAGACCAAACCATATAAAAGTTGGCGGGGAAATAAAAAAGATGAAAAATTCGTTTTCACCAATTCATTATGAAATGGAAACAAATGAAGATGCTACAAAACAAATCGTATCACTTTTCGGAATTGACCTTTTTAGCAATCCAAAACCAACAAAATTAATTGAAACGATTATTAAAGCAACGACTTATAATGACCCAAAAGCTATAATCCTCGATTTCTTCGCAGGTTCAGGCACCACAGGTGATGCAGTTATGCAACTCAATGCAAAAGACAATGGCAACCGTAAATTTATTTTAGTACAATTACCAGAACGCATAAACCCAAAAAGCAATAAAACCGCTTACGATTTTGTAAAAAACGAATTAAAAATTGCAGAACCTACCATTTTTGATATTACCAAAGAACGTATTATTCGTGCAGCAAAAAAAATAAAAGAAGAAAACAAAGACGTAACCAAACAAGATTTAGGTTTTAAAGTTTTTGAAACCATGCCCATTTGGGACGATTATAATTTTGAAGCCGAAGAATTGGAAAAACAAACCACTTTGTTCGACGAAAGTAAACTCACTCAAGAAGACATAAAAGCCTTATTAATTACCTGGAAAACCTACGATGCTGTGCCATTAACAGAATCTTTACAAGAAACAGATTTAAAGGGCTACACAGCACACTACACTAGCGAGAAATTATATCTAATGGATAAAGGTTTTACAACCGAAAATTTAAAAGCACTGTTAGAAAAAGTAGATAGCGATAAAAGTTTTAATCCAACCACCATTATTGCGTTTGGATATCATTTTGAGAGTAAAAGTTTGCGTGAACTCAGCGAAAATATTAAGTCTTACGCTAACAAAAAAAGTATTGATATTGACTTTATAACGCGCTATTAA
- a CDS encoding DNA adenine methylase, with product MFYSPLRYPGGKNKLSAFIAKICLDNNINGHYVEPYSGGASVALFLLIEGFVQKITINDRDRSIYAFWHSVLNKTNQLCDLIENAELSIEEWKKQKAIQSNKKKADLLDLGFSTFYLNRTNRSGIINAGVMGGIEQNGNYLMDCRFNKTELIQRIRNIANHKKNIRLYKKDAVKLIDKIEQEAQTDNVVFYFDPPYYLKASTLYMNHYEDKNHKKVSDKIKSIQNIKWIVSYDNVPEIQKLYTEYPKKEFSFKHTAYEIREGQEIMFFSENIIQPEIKDWNPLNFKLKRGKTTVNIVYK from the coding sequence ATGTTCTATTCACCATTAAGATATCCAGGAGGTAAAAATAAACTTTCGGCTTTTATTGCTAAAATTTGTTTAGATAATAATATCAATGGCCATTATGTTGAACCATATTCAGGAGGCGCTTCTGTAGCTTTGTTTTTACTTATCGAGGGTTTTGTTCAAAAGATTACGATAAACGACAGAGACCGTTCAATTTATGCTTTTTGGCATTCAGTTCTAAATAAAACTAACCAATTATGTGACTTGATAGAAAATGCAGAACTATCAATAGAAGAATGGAAAAAACAAAAAGCAATTCAATCAAATAAAAAAAAGGCTGATTTACTTGATTTAGGTTTTTCTACATTTTATTTAAATCGTACTAATCGTTCGGGGATTATTAACGCAGGAGTTATGGGTGGAATTGAACAGAATGGGAATTATTTAATGGATTGCCGATTTAATAAAACCGAATTAATACAAAGAATAAGAAATATTGCAAACCACAAAAAAAACATACGTCTTTACAAAAAAGATGCTGTCAAATTAATTGACAAAATAGAACAAGAAGCCCAAACGGACAATGTAGTTTTTTATTTCGACCCACCATATTATCTAAAAGCAAGTACACTTTATATGAACCATTACGAAGATAAGAACCATAAAAAAGTTAGTGACAAGATAAAGTCTATTCAAAACATAAAGTGGATAGTTTCTTATGACAATGTTCCAGAAATACAAAAACTGTATACAGAATATCCAAAAAAAGAATTTTCATTTAAACATACAGCTTATGAAATTAGAGAAGGCCAAGAAATTATGTTTTTTAGCGAAAATATTATACAACCAGAAATCAAAGATTGGAATCCACTGAATTTTAAACTGAAAAGAGGAAAAACTACCGTCAACATTGTGTATAAGTAA
- a CDS encoding ABC transporter ATP-binding protein, with product MIKIEELHKSYPIGKDSLHVLKGIDLHIKEGEFVSIMGSSGSGKSTLLNIVGLLDVHDEGNYYLNGQLIKDMNEKKAAQLRNKFLGFIFQSFNLISYKTALENVALPLYYKGISRKERLEIALEYLDKVGLKDWAKHLPNELSGGQKQRVAIARALVTKPKVVLADEPTGALDSTTTDSVMDLLKDINDEGMTVFVITHEEEVAEQTKRIVRLKDGRIISDELTKAAKVV from the coding sequence ATGATTAAAATTGAAGAACTACACAAGTCTTATCCTATAGGAAAAGATTCTTTACACGTACTAAAAGGAATAGATTTACATATAAAAGAAGGCGAATTCGTATCTATTATGGGTTCTTCTGGTTCTGGAAAATCGACATTGTTAAATATTGTAGGTTTATTAGATGTTCATGACGAAGGGAACTATTACTTAAACGGACAATTAATTAAAGATATGAATGAGAAAAAAGCGGCGCAATTGCGCAATAAATTCTTAGGATTTATCTTTCAATCGTTTAACCTTATTTCTTACAAAACAGCCTTAGAAAACGTTGCTTTGCCTTTGTATTATAAGGGAATAAGTAGAAAAGAACGTTTAGAAATTGCATTAGAATATTTAGATAAAGTTGGTTTAAAAGACTGGGCAAAACATTTGCCTAACGAACTTTCTGGTGGTCAAAAACAACGTGTTGCCATTGCAAGAGCTTTGGTTACAAAACCCAAAGTTGTTTTGGCAGACGAGCCTACAGGAGCATTAGATTCTACCACAACAGATTCTGTAATGGATTTGTTAAAAGATATTAACGACGAAGGAATGACGGTTTTCGTAATTACACACGAAGAAGAAGTTGCAGAACAAACCAAAAGAATTGTTCGCCTAAAAGATGGTAGAATTATAAGTGACGAATTAACGAAAGCAGCGAAAGTAGTTTAA